A single window of Limnothrix sp. FACHB-406 DNA harbors:
- a CDS encoding ammonium transporter, translating into MARLKFSGRRKGHSRSLNEGTDRSIDQILSAGRSFFHDVFGRRTSLGWLACIPLAAVIVATWNLAAHAAEPIKPEDVQGLLNMTWVLVGAILVIFMNAGFCMLETGFCRQKNAVNVLTKNLIVFALATLAFWALGYGFMFAQGNNVIGTTGFFLSGTPETYGIEATGLPVSLHFLFQVAFAGTAATIVSGAVAERVKFVDFLIFSLLLVGVSYAITGRWIWSGTGGWLFNMGFRDFAGSTAVHSVGGWAALMGASILGPRMGKYDNGQPRAIPGHNMSIATLGCLILWVCWFGFNGASTLAVNAAVPYIAVTTNLAAAAGGVTATFTSWWLSGKPDLSMVINGILAGLVGITAGCNVVDYTGSVLIGGIAGILVVLSVGFFDSVLKVDDPVGATSVHLVCGVWGTLAVGLFSIGKDATGADAAGLGLFYGGGLTQLGVQFLGVAIAGGVTVLLSTIFWYALNAFGGIRVSPEEEAIGLDIGEHGMEAYSGFVKDNTSIGPTGTAAMGVSDQTAS; encoded by the coding sequence ATGGCTAGGCTCAAGTTCTCGGGTCGCCGTAAGGGGCATTCGCGCTCCCTTAACGAGGGCACCGATCGATCCATTGACCAGATCCTGAGTGCCGGGCGATCGTTCTTTCACGACGTATTCGGTCGCCGCACCTCCCTCGGTTGGTTAGCCTGCATTCCTTTGGCCGCCGTGATTGTGGCCACCTGGAACCTGGCTGCCCATGCCGCTGAACCCATCAAGCCCGAAGACGTTCAGGGCCTGCTGAACATGACCTGGGTTCTAGTGGGAGCCATCCTCGTGATCTTCATGAACGCGGGCTTCTGCATGTTGGAAACGGGCTTCTGTCGTCAGAAGAACGCCGTTAACGTTCTGACCAAGAACCTGATTGTATTTGCTCTGGCCACCTTGGCATTCTGGGCTTTGGGCTATGGCTTCATGTTTGCCCAAGGCAATAACGTAATTGGCACGACGGGCTTCTTCCTGTCAGGAACGCCCGAAACTTACGGCATTGAAGCAACGGGGCTGCCGGTCTCGCTGCACTTCCTCTTCCAAGTTGCCTTTGCGGGCACCGCCGCCACGATCGTGTCCGGTGCGGTGGCTGAGCGGGTGAAGTTCGTGGACTTCTTGATCTTTAGCTTGCTGCTGGTTGGGGTGTCCTACGCCATCACAGGCCGTTGGATTTGGAGCGGCACGGGCGGTTGGTTGTTCAACATGGGCTTCCGCGACTTCGCTGGTTCAACGGCGGTACACTCCGTCGGTGGTTGGGCAGCGCTGATGGGTGCTTCGATTCTGGGGCCCCGGATGGGTAAGTATGACAACGGCCAACCCCGCGCCATCCCTGGCCACAACATGAGCATTGCCACGTTGGGCTGCTTGATTCTGTGGGTTTGCTGGTTTGGGTTTAACGGGGCTTCGACCCTGGCGGTGAATGCAGCAGTGCCTTACATCGCTGTGACCACCAACTTGGCCGCCGCAGCGGGTGGCGTAACCGCCACGTTCACATCCTGGTGGCTGTCGGGCAAGCCGGATCTGTCGATGGTGATCAACGGCATCCTGGCTGGCTTGGTGGGCATCACGGCGGGTTGCAACGTGGTTGACTACACCGGTTCTGTGTTGATTGGTGGCATTGCCGGGATTCTGGTGGTGCTGTCGGTGGGCTTCTTTGACTCGGTGCTGAAGGTCGATGACCCAGTGGGTGCTACTTCGGTGCACTTGGTTTGCGGTGTTTGGGGCACGCTGGCGGTCGGCCTGTTCAGCATTGGTAAGGATGCAACGGGTGCGGATGCGGCTGGTTTGGGCCTGTTCTATGGTGGTGGTTTGACCCAGTTGGGTGTGCAATTCCTGGGTGTTGCCATTGCTGGTGGGGTGACGGTGTTGCTGTCCACCATCTTCTGGTATGCCCTGAATGCCTTTGGTGGCATTCGGGTTTCGCCCGAGGAAGAAGCCATTGGCCTCGATATCGGCGAGCACGGGATGGAAGCCTACAGTGGCTTTGTGAAGGACAACACCTCGATCGGCCCCACGGGTACGGCGGCAATGGGTGTTTCGGATCAAACCGCATCCTAG
- a CDS encoding GDSL-type esterase/lipase family protein, with protein sequence MAFLVVVTGLDRAAAKAIAQAIDQIQQTQESLERSPTRAVAATVTTPKRSPVAATSYEGWVARRRQEANAMALRRPARLAVLVGDSLTLAFPSRLLPAGTTWLNQGISGDTTRLLLQRLDGLARLQPEVIFVAIGINDLMQGVSDDTIVENHRAITQELRRAHPNSRIVLQSLFPHRGASSTWEGRARLRQATLDRIKRINRRLNQVARDERVGFLDLFPMFTDPQGNLHPDLTTDGLHLSDRGYLVWRAALDSFLQLSRSGAAGLTVTPRPAEENRAGAQRLTDSDNRSVATPSDRPSPTPKASPADRKPSSSSAAPANRPAESPDRARSTNRREAPATTDDQRP encoded by the coding sequence GTGGCCTTTTTGGTGGTCGTCACGGGCCTAGACCGTGCGGCGGCCAAGGCCATTGCCCAAGCGATTGACCAGATTCAGCAAACCCAAGAGTCTTTGGAGCGATCGCCCACTAGGGCCGTGGCAGCCACGGTGACCACTCCGAAGCGATCGCCCGTCGCGGCCACCAGTTATGAAGGATGGGTGGCTCGGCGGCGGCAGGAAGCCAATGCGATGGCCCTGCGACGGCCCGCCCGGTTGGCGGTGTTGGTGGGCGATTCCTTAACTCTGGCCTTTCCGTCCCGTCTGTTGCCGGCGGGAACCACTTGGCTAAATCAGGGCATCTCTGGGGATACGACCCGGTTGTTGTTGCAGCGCTTGGATGGGTTGGCACGTCTGCAACCGGAGGTGATTTTTGTGGCGATCGGGATTAATGACCTGATGCAAGGGGTCAGTGATGACACGATCGTGGAAAATCACCGGGCCATCACCCAAGAATTGCGCCGAGCCCACCCCAATTCGCGGATTGTGTTGCAAAGCCTGTTTCCCCATCGCGGGGCTAGCTCCACTTGGGAAGGTCGGGCCCGTTTGCGCCAGGCCACACTCGATCGAATCAAGCGCATTAACCGCCGGTTGAACCAGGTGGCCCGGGATGAACGGGTGGGCTTCTTGGATTTGTTTCCGATGTTCACCGATCCACAGGGCAATCTGCACCCAGATCTCACTACTGACGGCCTGCACCTGAGCGATCGGGGCTATTTGGTTTGGCGTGCGGCCCTCGATTCTTTCTTGCAACTGTCGCGATCGGGCGCGGCGGGGTTAACCGTCACACCGCGACCCGCCGAAGAAAACCGGGCCGGGGCCCAGCGCTTGACCGATTCCGACAACCGGAGCGTGGCAACTCCAAGCGATCGCCCTTCCCCCACGCCCAAGGCCTCACCGGCCGATCGCAAACCGTCCAGCAGTAGCGCTGCGCCCGCCAATCGTCCGGCGGAGTCGCCCGATCGGGCCCGCAGCACCAACCGGCGCGAAGCACCCGCCACCACCGACGACCAGCGCCCCTAA
- the amt gene encoding ammonium transporter, with the protein MAAHLNWLNMRDVAWLLGCSGLVFLMQPGFMCLESGMTRSKNSINVAAKNLSDFGISALLYWLFGFGVMFGPSWWGWMGHDYFALSVESQPQLAAFLIFQLMFCGTSTTIISGAVAERMRFSSYLIVCFLCSGLIYPLFGHWAWKGMEIVGASPAGQGVGWLRSLGFYDFAGSTVVHSVGGWIALATLLVVGPRWGRYDEATRQHKISGSNLPFSMLGAMMLWLGWLGFNGGSTLALNEHVPAVLVHTVIGGVAGMLGGGALGWYYRHRPDVECLINSSLAGMVAVTACCNVITTPIALVVGFTGAAVALAVEWWLDRRQIDDAVGAVPIHAGAGAWGTLCVGLFGDLSQMPGGLERPQQIAVQLLGIGVCALWSFGLSYGLLRWVDRLHPLRVSLAEEQMGLNVAEHQVKTEVYDLFEVMDHHARQGDLHLRVPVDPFTEVGYIAERYNQVMDALQEKSQALESLNASLEAQVQQRTAELETANQELQRLNRLKDDLLANTSHELRTPLNGIIGLAEAMLDDDRGGLSDRERSNLDTIAASGHRLANLVNDLLDFSKLQHQTIDLALRPCTLAVVVEQVLQLHYDQAERKGLALVNAIDLALPPVLADFNRLQQILHNLVSNALKFTQSGEVIVHARRWQPDAELLHQLHQPPSVDPANSLDPQLGDQQLGQQLDQLTGVVMPSSAIGQGALFDRPGLDPAESEQFEREHPSESSPETAAQKWLAISVSDTGIGIPTEAIERIFESFEQADRSTAREYGGTGLGLAIVRQLVELHGGKIWVESRPEVGSIFTLTLPVALEAPALTYEMPSFRRSPMMLRKPAPTNPKPAPEAPIAPEPITLAPATVEGDRLLEALSQRDTEQLLAKASAARTQPNQRFKILMVDDEPVNLQVLENFLSQEEYEIVTADNGPAALAVLEQGFQPDVVLVDVMMPKMTGYELTQQLRSRYPAHKLPILMLTAKNQVEDLVQGLDSGANDYLTKPVSKKELLARLKTHLQLSHINIAYGRFVPHEFLRLLNKQSILEVELGDQVERQMSVLFSDIRSFTTITENLLPAESFRFINRYLAHMEPAIQQNGGFIDKFIGDAVMALFPESADDAVASAIEMRRNLEVFNRERQQAGEVPIEIGIGINTGQMRLGTVGGKNRMDGTAISDAVNLAARLETLTKRYQSSILISHHTIAQMEDPTRYHLRFIDRLQVTGKSRPVAVFEAIDGDPSPIRDQKLSTMAHFEEGTWLYHRQEFKSAAVCFEECLRQFPGDRVAQIYLERSVHAALPTTD; encoded by the coding sequence GTGGCTGCTCATCTCAATTGGCTGAATATGCGCGATGTGGCTTGGTTGCTGGGGTGCTCGGGACTCGTGTTTCTGATGCAGCCTGGTTTTATGTGTTTGGAATCGGGCATGACCCGATCGAAAAACAGCATTAATGTGGCGGCCAAAAACCTATCAGATTTTGGCATTTCGGCACTGCTCTACTGGTTGTTTGGATTCGGGGTGATGTTTGGCCCCTCTTGGTGGGGTTGGATGGGCCATGACTACTTTGCCCTATCGGTGGAATCGCAGCCTCAACTGGCGGCTTTTTTAATTTTTCAATTAATGTTTTGTGGCACTTCCACCACCATTATTTCCGGTGCGGTGGCGGAACGAATGCGGTTTTCGTCTTATCTAATCGTTTGTTTCCTTTGTTCAGGATTGATCTATCCCCTGTTTGGCCATTGGGCTTGGAAGGGAATGGAAATTGTGGGCGCAAGTCCTGCCGGCCAGGGGGTGGGCTGGTTGCGATCGCTCGGGTTCTATGACTTTGCGGGTTCCACAGTGGTGCATAGCGTGGGGGGCTGGATTGCCCTGGCCACGCTGTTGGTGGTGGGGCCGCGCTGGGGGCGCTATGACGAAGCCACCCGGCAGCACAAAATCAGCGGGTCGAATCTGCCCTTTTCCATGCTTGGGGCCATGATGCTGTGGCTGGGCTGGTTGGGGTTCAATGGCGGCAGCACCCTGGCCCTCAATGAACATGTCCCGGCGGTGCTGGTGCATACGGTGATTGGGGGTGTGGCGGGGATGCTGGGCGGCGGGGCCCTGGGTTGGTACTATCGCCACCGGCCGGATGTGGAATGCCTGATCAACAGTTCCCTGGCGGGTATGGTGGCTGTGACGGCCTGCTGCAATGTGATTACGACCCCGATCGCCCTGGTAGTGGGGTTCACGGGGGCGGCCGTGGCGTTGGCGGTGGAATGGTGGCTCGATCGCCGCCAAATCGATGACGCGGTGGGAGCTGTGCCCATCCATGCGGGGGCCGGGGCCTGGGGCACGCTCTGTGTGGGGTTATTTGGGGATTTGAGCCAAATGCCGGGCGGTTTGGAGCGCCCCCAACAAATTGCCGTGCAACTGTTGGGCATTGGAGTTTGCGCCCTCTGGTCTTTTGGGTTGTCTTACGGGTTGCTGCGCTGGGTCGATCGCCTGCATCCCCTGCGGGTTTCCCTTGCGGAAGAACAGATGGGCCTGAACGTGGCGGAGCACCAGGTAAAAACGGAGGTCTATGACCTATTTGAGGTGATGGATCACCATGCTCGCCAGGGAGATTTGCACTTGCGAGTGCCGGTGGATCCGTTCACGGAGGTGGGCTACATTGCCGAGCGCTACAACCAGGTGATGGATGCCTTGCAGGAAAAGTCCCAGGCGCTGGAGTCCCTGAATGCGAGCCTGGAAGCCCAGGTGCAGCAGCGGACGGCGGAGTTGGAAACCGCCAACCAGGAACTCCAGCGCCTGAACCGCCTGAAGGATGATTTGCTGGCAAATACGTCCCATGAACTGCGCACGCCCCTCAACGGCATCATTGGCTTGGCGGAGGCGATGCTGGATGACGATCGGGGAGGATTGAGCGATCGGGAACGGTCAAACCTGGACACGATCGCCGCCAGTGGCCATCGGTTGGCCAATTTGGTGAACGATCTGCTGGACTTTTCCAAACTGCAACACCAGACGATTGACCTGGCCCTGCGCCCTTGCACCTTGGCTGTGGTGGTGGAACAGGTGTTGCAACTGCACTACGACCAAGCGGAACGTAAGGGCTTGGCGCTGGTGAATGCCATTGATTTGGCTCTGCCGCCCGTGTTGGCGGACTTCAACCGGCTGCAACAGATTTTGCACAACCTGGTTAGCAATGCGCTCAAGTTCACCCAAAGCGGTGAGGTGATTGTTCATGCTCGCCGTTGGCAGCCGGACGCGGAACTGTTGCATCAGTTGCATCAGCCGCCTTCTGTCGATCCTGCCAACTCCCTAGATCCTCAATTGGGGGATCAGCAATTGGGTCAACAATTGGATCAATTAACGGGGGTGGTGATGCCCTCAAGCGCGATCGGGCAGGGTGCTCTGTTCGATCGCCCCGGATTGGATCCGGCAGAATCTGAGCAGTTTGAGCGGGAGCATCCTTCCGAGTCATCCCCGGAAACGGCTGCCCAAAAGTGGCTGGCCATTTCCGTCAGTGATACGGGCATTGGTATTCCCACAGAGGCGATCGAGCGCATTTTTGAATCCTTTGAACAGGCCGATCGCTCCACGGCCCGGGAATATGGCGGCACGGGGTTGGGGTTGGCCATTGTGCGGCAACTGGTGGAACTGCATGGGGGCAAAATTTGGGTGGAGTCCCGTCCCGAAGTGGGATCCATCTTTACGCTGACCTTGCCGGTGGCCCTGGAAGCGCCAGCCCTCACCTACGAAATGCCCAGCTTCCGGCGATCGCCCATGATGTTGCGCAAGCCTGCCCCCACCAATCCCAAACCGGCTCCCGAAGCCCCGATCGCACCGGAACCGATTACCCTGGCTCCGGCCACCGTGGAGGGCGATCGTCTCCTAGAAGCCCTTAGCCAGCGGGACACGGAACAGCTCTTGGCCAAGGCCAGCGCCGCCCGCACCCAACCCAATCAACGGTTCAAAATCCTGATGGTGGATGATGAGCCGGTGAATCTTCAGGTGCTGGAAAATTTCCTGTCCCAGGAGGAGTATGAAATCGTGACCGCCGACAACGGCCCTGCTGCCCTGGCCGTGTTGGAACAAGGGTTTCAGCCCGATGTGGTGTTGGTGGATGTGATGATGCCGAAAATGACCGGCTATGAGCTGACCCAGCAGTTGCGATCGCGCTATCCCGCCCACAAGCTGCCGATTTTGATGCTCACGGCCAAAAACCAGGTGGAAGACTTGGTGCAAGGTCTCGACTCCGGAGCCAATGACTACCTCACGAAACCCGTTTCCAAGAAGGAATTGCTGGCTCGTCTGAAAACCCATCTGCAACTGTCCCACATCAATATTGCCTACGGGCGGTTTGTGCCCCACGAGTTCCTGCGTCTGCTGAATAAACAGAGCATTTTGGAGGTGGAACTGGGCGACCAAGTGGAACGGCAGATGTCGGTTTTGTTTTCCGACATTCGATCGTTCACCACGATCACGGAAAACCTGTTACCGGCCGAGAGCTTCCGGTTCATTAACCGCTATTTGGCCCATATGGAACCGGCGATTCAGCAAAATGGCGGCTTCATTGACAAATTCATTGGCGATGCGGTGATGGCGCTGTTTCCGGAATCGGCCGATGACGCGGTGGCCTCCGCGATCGAAATGCGGCGAAATTTGGAAGTCTTTAACCGCGAACGACAACAGGCGGGCGAAGTGCCGATCGAAATTGGCATTGGCATCAACACTGGCCAAATGCGATTGGGAACAGTGGGCGGTAAAAATCGGATGGATGGGACTGCCATCAGTGACGCGGTTAACTTGGCGGCTCGGTTGGAAACCCTGACCAAGCGCTACCAAAGCAGCATCCTGATTTCCCACCACACGATCGCCCAGATGGAGGATCCAACGCGCTATCACCTGCGGTTTATCGATCGGTTACAGGTGACAGGCAAATCTCGGCCCGTGGCGGTGTTTGAGGCGATCGATGGCGATCCGTCCCCCATCCGCGACCAAAAACTCTCCACCATGGCCCATTTTGAGGAAGGCACTTGGCTCTATCACCGTCAAGAGTTCAAGTCGGCGGCCGTTTGTTTTGAAGAATGTTTGCGGCAATTCCCGGGCGATCGGGTGGCTCAAATCTATTTAGAGCGATCGGTTCATGCGGCCCTGCCCACTACGGATTAG
- a CDS encoding pentapeptide repeat-containing protein — MEVSELLERYAAGERDFDRVDLSSADLSGALLPGISLQGADLSGAKLSGSNLEEGNLREARLLSVEANHVQWRGINLREVKLRDASLRGANLVNANCIGADLSGVDLGDQANLSGCSMRATKLVGANLREAVLIESNLSEADLHQANLEGANMREATLHHAKLTEANLTKANLTRANLTKANFSDSVLVGAMLLEVYASSTVFLAADLSSCDLRRAKAIGADFTAAKLLKGNLRETNLSWSTLRQADLSDANLFQARLQWTNFSSAVLRGAVLIDADLSQANTRAVVWTGAIGPDGQAHY; from the coding sequence ATGGAAGTTAGCGAATTGCTCGAACGCTACGCAGCCGGAGAGCGAGATTTTGACCGCGTTGATTTGTCATCGGCGGATCTCAGTGGGGCCCTGTTGCCCGGTATTTCGCTCCAGGGGGCGGATTTATCAGGGGCCAAGTTGTCCGGCTCCAACTTGGAAGAAGGAAACCTGCGGGAAGCGCGTTTACTGAGCGTGGAGGCGAATCATGTGCAATGGCGTGGGATTAATCTCCGCGAGGTGAAATTGCGGGATGCGTCGTTGCGGGGAGCCAATTTGGTGAATGCGAACTGCATTGGGGCGGACTTGAGCGGCGTGGATTTGGGCGATCAGGCGAATTTGTCCGGTTGCTCGATGCGGGCCACCAAGTTGGTCGGGGCGAATTTGCGGGAAGCGGTGTTGATCGAGTCCAATCTCAGTGAAGCGGATTTGCATCAGGCCAACTTGGAAGGGGCCAACATGCGAGAGGCCACGTTGCACCACGCCAAGCTCACGGAAGCCAATTTGACCAAGGCGAACCTCACGCGGGCCAATTTGACCAAGGCCAATTTTTCAGATTCGGTGTTGGTGGGGGCGATGTTGCTGGAGGTTTATGCCAGTAGCACGGTGTTTTTGGCGGCGGACTTGTCCAGTTGCGACCTGCGGCGAGCCAAGGCGATCGGGGCGGATTTCACGGCGGCCAAACTGCTGAAGGGAAATTTGCGGGAAACCAATCTCAGTTGGTCAACGTTGCGCCAAGCGGATTTGAGCGATGCCAATTTGTTTCAGGCTCGCTTGCAATGGACGAATTTCAGCAGTGCTGTGCTGCGGGGGGCGGTGTTGATTGATGCGGATTTGTCCCAGGCCAACACCCGGGCGGTGGTTTGGACGGGGGCGATCGGCCCGGATGGCCAAGCCCATTACTAA
- a CDS encoding carbonic anhydrase, translating into MHKLIKGLRQFQQDYFASHQKLFEELAHGQKPRVLFISCSDSRVDPELITQSDPGEIFVIRNAGNIIPPYGAANGGEGATIEYAIEALGVSEIVVCGHSHCGAMKGLLKIKELEDKMPLVSRWLEHAEATRQVVLQNYSPCSGEDLLEIAVAENVLTQIDNLRTYPCVRAKLNQGSLRLHAWVYEIETGRIYAYDPQTQEYVEPESAWNRPTPTLTLPQRQAQACAWLPPEQSERIYRGAR; encoded by the coding sequence ATGCACAAATTGATCAAAGGCTTGCGGCAGTTTCAGCAAGATTACTTCGCGTCCCATCAAAAGCTGTTTGAAGAGCTGGCCCATGGGCAAAAACCGCGCGTTCTCTTCATCTCTTGTTCTGACTCCCGCGTTGACCCGGAACTGATTACCCAATCGGATCCTGGCGAAATTTTCGTGATCCGCAATGCCGGTAACATCATTCCCCCCTATGGCGCGGCTAATGGCGGTGAAGGAGCGACGATCGAGTATGCGATCGAAGCCTTGGGGGTGAGTGAAATTGTGGTTTGCGGCCATTCCCACTGCGGGGCCATGAAAGGCCTGCTGAAGATCAAAGAGCTGGAAGACAAAATGCCCTTGGTCAGCCGCTGGCTGGAACATGCGGAAGCAACGCGCCAGGTGGTTTTGCAAAACTACAGCCCCTGTAGTGGTGAAGATTTGCTGGAAATTGCGGTGGCCGAAAACGTGCTCACCCAAATTGACAACCTGCGCACCTATCCCTGTGTGCGAGCCAAGCTGAACCAGGGCAGCTTGCGACTCCATGCTTGGGTTTATGAAATTGAAACAGGGCGAATTTATGCCTACGACCCCCAAACCCAGGAATATGTGGAGCCGGAAAGTGCCTGGAATCGGCCCACGCCGACCCTGACCTTGCCCCAGCGCCAAGCCCAAGCCTGTGCCTGGTTGCCGCCGGAGCAGTCGGAGCGAATTTATCGCGGCGCACGCTAG